GCAAGAAAGAAGTTAACGCGGTTCTTGACGCGTTTAACGAAGTGGTTATCAAGACCCTTAAGAAAGAAAAAAAGGTTAAGCTTCAGGGGCTTGGAATTTTAGCCGTAAAGAACAGGAAAGCAAGAATGGGAAGAAACCCGGCCACAGGCGCGGAAATCAAGATACCTGCAAAGAGAGTTGTAAAATTCAGGGTAGCAAAAGATCTTAAAGATAAGGTGCTATAGTAGCTTTTTTTTAGACAAAGTACTTTAATAGTTAATTGCCTGAAAAAGGCAATAAACTGTAAGATAAGAATCCCGGTTCCCGAAAGGGCGCCGGGATTTTTTTTATTTATGCTGCAGGGTATTATTTATGATATATTTATAATGTATTTGAAGGATAAAGAAAAACCTTTTATTTAGGGATACGCGTTAAACACGGCGAAGCGCGATTTTCGTAAAATAAGGGGTTTACGGCAGTATTTATGTGTTAATAAATTACAGGGGAAAAATTGAAAAAAATTCTTTTTATTTCAGTTTTAATAGCTGCGGCGGCGTGTTTCACGCAGGCTTCAGAATTCAGCGATGATATGCTTAAATCGCCCGGAGTGCGCGCTTCAGGGCTTGCGGGCGCTTTTTCCGCGGTGGCTGATGATTATTCGGCGTTTTACTGGAACCCCGCGGGATTATCCCTTTTGGATACTGCAAGCGCCAATATCTTTTACCATTCAATTTTCAAAAATACCCAGTCTGATTTTGGTTTTTCTGTTTTTTATCCCGGACCCCAGGATAT
This Candidatus Goldiibacteriota bacterium DNA region includes the following protein-coding sequences:
- a CDS encoding HU family DNA-binding protein, encoding MTKSQMIAAIAEESKQSKKEVNAVLDAFNEVVIKTLKKEKKVKLQGLGILAVKNRKARMGRNPATGAEIKIPAKRVVKFRVAKDLKDKVL